atattattatttattttattcttaattaaaCGTGCAATCCGTCCCATCGAATCCATATTGAACCCATAAACCTGTGAATCCATGCATCGACCGGTTCGATATCCGATCTGGTTCTGATAACATTGGTTTTATCATTCTATTATTGCATTTATCATTatctattttattcttttccatTACAATAAAAGGTAATGGAGATGATTTAGTaaaaaatcatgcaaaaaGCAACTGCTGACCACATCAAGCTCTAcatacattaaaaaattaatgagaaaATCCTGACTCGCAATATGAATTAAAAttcttaaatatctaataaaaaacACGAATAGTCTCATTTGAATATCgaatatgaaatttcttaattaccAAGCGAGGGGAATGCCATTACGCTACAAAAAAGTCTTGTATACAACGGTGGCAATATGTGGCAATGCTCCAAACCAATAAGGATttatcattttgatttttattatgtaaacaaaaaaaactattattgacaaaaataatttattattagcaaaaataatatattttttacgtGTCTTCTGGCATAATTCTATGTGATATCACCATTCCACACAAGACCTTCTCCTAGTGTCTGGACCCGAATTTTGTCTCGTCGAGGCCCGCatgtgtacccgttgattgcGCGGCTTGAGAGTGCCTACCTTCAcgggggacgcgcgacggacacgcgtgagaagaaGACGCCATTACCCGTTTACAACTCGGAAGTCGAAGGCCAATGAAttgcccgagtctaggggtaaggGATATGCCTAACTTGCTAAAGCATATGGTCTTGCAGAGCCAggaatttcgaattcgggggttctgttacgtgtGAGCCTATATCCTACACGTCCTTTCGATACTCCAAATCGTTTAAGGTTtgccatttttaatttatttatcgcgtTGATAAGGTttcgctcgactcgcccgttttggtACTGTAAATATGTGGAAATGATTGATTCGGTTTAATGGACCAAAAGAGAGCGGATTCTCAAGTCAAGGGATTGGTCCACTGTCCTTGCATCTCGGCTAATCAGATCGTGATGGTCGGATCACCATGTGGACCGGACCCGTGACTCGTTTGGTCGCGCTCATCTTGGGGACCTATAAACCAAGTCGATCTGTTCCGATTCTCAGTCCCCACGCTTGCCGATCAGGATcgtttcataaataaatatacaaataaatacctcacaatgtactctcaaataatgaatacaaattacaacaaattgATCCCGATTGATTCACATTCGACCAATATTCCGCACCAGTTCACCGTAAAGTTTGAAAGACCAAAACCGAAATTAATGCGACGTGGGCTTATGAGAGCCAGAGGTCGGATCCGACCGGACCAACGGGTCCCAGAGAGGACCAAATGGTCTTGAAGTTAGCTATGGGACCGGTCGAACTTCCAGGTGATTATCTAACCTCGTTTGACGCATCTCGACTCAAGTCATCCTCCACTTTGATACTGTTAGGGTCGAAACAACGATTCAAGGCCAAAACCTatgccgcactcgggttgtGTGCACTCGAtgttaggggcgttggaccccgtaaTCGATGATTGGGACGTTGACCCCATGTGAATCATGTCATATGGGTTCAAGCTCGAACCGTcacaaaaatagataaaaacagATGAAAGAAGACAAGTTATGTGTTAAGTGTCGTGTTTAAGTGATTATCAGATTATGATCTGAGGTTACTTAACAATCACGTTTCTACCTTAAATAGACAAAAGCAAAGCAAGTATGTGTGGTGATAATCGGCTATGGGCCGCTCTGAAAGGGCATATAGCATTCGACTTTGCTTAAGAAATGGACTTGAGAGACATGATGGCTGTAGTTAGGCCTCCAATGTGTAGGTTTATTTTAAGCTGCTCTGTTTTGTGACACTGATAGATTAATAGATATATGACAAAAGTGTATTTTGTCAAAATCATAAACCTAGGATTTTAACCCGCCCGTTTACCTGTGTATATTGTGTCGAGTGTTAGATTAATCTGATTTTGTGTTTTATGACATATCAATCTAATTTAAGCACAAACTTAAGGAAATGGGAACGCGAAATACCATGGAGGTGCCAAGGTCTCTGTTCATACCCTATGGAGGACCAGACAACCTTTCACGAGTCGTCCTCACTCGCATTTCTAGTTCATATCCCTAAGTGCCCGAATCTACATTAGAATGATATAAACACTTTAGTCAGATAaaaagggctatgcagatgagaCTTGCGCCCACACGAGCTGCCTGCTTTACCCGTGGCTTAGACTGTTTCGATCACTCTAACTTTAGGGTTGTTGGTAATTGATAATCTTGCCcttgaaatgaaaatttgtttttgcaAAAAAATGAGACTAAGTGATGCGGGCCGCATCAACCGGGATACGGTGTCGACTAGTCCCCTAGATCTTCCAGGGTCATGAGTAAACCTTGAGGGAGCCGGAAGACAGGTCGGTCTGTTTGGAAGTGGTTTAGGAAAAACTTCCTTGTTTTGAGTTGAATCGCCTCAAATCGGACCCAGATTCAAGTCAAGGCACGTGAGTCATTCCTAGATATCCATACTACACAGACCGCACGTCTCGGTATTTATAAAGAGATGTAAGTTTAGAAAAGGATGCGGTTATCAGTTCACGATTTATGAACTCGGTTACAAATTATTGACCGGTTCATGCGATTTATTAAAATGCCGAATGAATTAATTTGTCAAGTGGATCGTTCCGATTGCCCCGTgtgtgagatcgattaaatcaAGTAAACATGTCGAATACTTTGGTTTACGAGTTTCAAGCCGTCGAGTCGGCCATTGATAGACCGTTCGATAAGAGCTCTAATTCCTAGTCGTCATGGAATTAAATCCGATTTTAACTCGACCTTACGtgattaatcaattcgtgtaaggttttaatttaaaatgcAATGAAACATCCCGAAGCACACGAACAAGACATATAAAATCACAACAAGATCTAATTCGTCGATTTGATGCCCGAGTGATAAATTAAGCCAGTTTTTAGTGTATTCAGTTGACTATATTCCTTAAGACCGAGTGATCATGAGGTTAATTCATGGGGATTTATTTCCATTTCATAGCCGATTTTAAGTCCGATCTTTTAAATCAAGTTCATGTTCGGGTCGATTCACACCACACACATCCCAATTTTAAAGAGTCGACTTTAATCATTAAATCGGTTCTTGCTATTATTGACCAAAACAATCACTCGTTATCGTCATTCATGGAACTATTGAACTAGAAAAAACAACAGAGACCTAGTCATGTCACTAAGATCGGGATATTTTACCTTTCCCGAGCAAGTGTCGGGAGGAACCACGTGAGGCTTCGAGTTACCTACAAATGGAAGCGAGAACGGGCTGTCCCAGAGCTCCCCAGCTGCTGTGGGGACTGCAATGGAAAAGAAAGGGCTTGGGGGACTCGAGAGGACAGTGGCAGCTTATTAAAGAGCTTGAAATGAGGCACAACAACAGGAGCAAGCGGCGGCAGAATTGATGAAGCTCTAGGTGAGGCTACAAGAAGCAACAGCCACAGCTTGAGAGCTCAGCGGGGAAAGGTGGCAGCCATGCTCGTACAGGTTGAGCTTCAAGAGCTCAAGAAAAGGCAGCCAAAATAGCCCAAGGAGTTGCGTGTGTGTCCGTATGAGTGTGGGGAGCCAAGGGACGGAGGGAAACGAGGCACAACAACAGATGAAGGAAAAGAGGAGAGGGAAGGGAGCCGATGATCAAAGGAAGATGACTAATTGGTTGTGGCTGCTGTAGGAGAGAAAGAACTAAAGAGATGATGATGGAGAGTGAAGGCAGCCAGTGTACTGGTGCTagtgaagaagaaaggaaagggagACGAGCTGATGAATAGTGTTGGTGGTGATCATCAGGAGAAAAGGAGAAGGGGCTGGTGTTAGAGAGTCTTCGTGAGAGAGATCATGAGAGCAGGATGAGGCCGCTGGTCTGTTTACAAACAGTTGTCGAGAGATTGAGGTCCTGATCATAATCAGAAGATGGTGAAGATGATTAAGACGAAGTGACTGAAAAGAAGAAAGCCTGAGAAAGTGAGGATGGTTGAGACTGGTGATGGTTGTGTGTCGTGATGGACTCAATGAGAATcatagagagaaagagagagctcgagagagagggggagaaaAGAGAAGGCTGGTGGAAACAGTGAGGAAAAGCTGGTCGAGTCCCTTCTGTCTGCTTTGCTCTTCCAAAAGGTGGAGAGACTCCGTGAGAGAGCAAGCTGAGTTCGAGAGAGTAAGAGAATGAAGGTGAAAAGCCCCATCTGTCAAGGTGGTGTGACAAAGAGAGTAAAAATACAGGGGGAGGTAGTGTGGCTCGGTCTGCTGCTGCCGAGAAGGAAGGAGAGGCCAAGTGATGATGCCTGATGGAGGCCTCAAATCGAAGAAGAGTCAAGACCGGTATGTAGGGAACTGTGGAGCAAGAAGCACGTTGGTTTCTTTTGATGAGCTGTTGTCCCTTGCTCCCCtctaagagagagagagagagagagagagagagacctctagaccaaaaaaaaaaaatcaatagtAAGTGAAGTTGATGGTGATGTTGCCGTCTTTGTCTGTCCATTTGTTGTGTTGTGCCATAAGAACAAGAGGAAGTAGAGTGGATGGCTGTTGCTTTCTTGTGTTGCTGTTGTTTGCTCGAGTTTTTACTGCTCGGTTGTCCTGCTTGCTTCAGTTGCAGGTCGAGAGGGTTGAAGGGAATGAACCTGGTGGAGATGATGTGATGTCTTGTCTTTGTTGGCAGGATGCCGAGCAGtgagggagagagaaggagCCCCCGAGAGACCCGTTGGAAGGAGGAAGACGGGGAAGCCGAGAGGAGGTGATGGAATGGTGGTGGAACGTGGAGCAAAGCTGAgagaaaaaaccaaaaaagaagaaaaagaagaagaggatcCCTTCCTCCCCCTTCCCAGAAAAATGATGTAGTTGCTGGCCAACGTCCTTGAGGCATGCAGCGGGGAGACAAGAAACTGGGAGTTGTTgtagagaaaagaaaacgaagaagGAGTGGAGAAGGTTGACGGTGATGGGGCAGATCGCTTACGTGAAGATCATGGAGAGACTGATGATGGCATTGAATCAGGTGGGGAAAGTGATAAGAGCTGGTGAGGCTGAGCTGAGGACTAGAGCACGCAGGGGATGGGCGTCTCTGTTTGTTGCCTGAGGAAGAGCAGAAGAATAAGAGAGAAACaacagacaaaaaaaaaaaaagaaaaagaaagaaagaaaagataaggAGAATATAGGCATGGTTCGGCCAAGTTGACCACTTGGCCGACCCTTATGCCATAtgtttctcttcttttttctttttttggttaagTTATTTGCTCGGGTATCTTCGGgtgaaattcaatttctcGGGATCCGTTGATATTTTCAGAATGAAAGCttcaaaattgagaaatttgaaaaataatcgGCTCCACAAGAATTTCAATTTGCAGTGACGGATATTGAATCTCGGTAAAACATATATTGAGTCTTTGACACACATCGATCGTAATTGCTCggttattttcaaaattcaatatttcaaattagatatttgaaaatattccGGGATCACCATTGTATTCAGAAAAGTTAGAGGATCAACGTTatgcagaaaaataatttctaatcTTGAGTATGGtctcaaatttttaaaaaaatcgaaattggTGCACGTACGGCCTGAAAATTCTCATCTTTTCAACTTgacatccaaaaaaaattcgcGACCACCATTATGTTCGGAAAAATTTAGGAATTGATATTAcgcagaaaaatatttttcaatctcAAGTTTTGTTccagattttaaaattcgaatTCGAGGCACATGAGGCCTAAAAACGTCCCATATagtatttctttttctaaaaaatgtaaaattaaagaaatgccTTGAGTTTAAAAGCCGCGAATGCTTGGCCAATTAATCAAAAATACTTCCCTCTGATCGATGACataaatgacaattttgcccttcCCCCTCGTAAACATGCTAGTTTGTAGGTTTTGAATTCCCATCGTGCTGCAAACCTCTGTGCCTTGCTCCTGGGGTCATGTGGTTGCCCTTGCTGATCTGGCTGCGGATTGTAACTTGAGGTTTGTTGAATCTTCTTCTGTAATGTTTTCTAGACTGTAGTCGAGATTGCTGCTGATGTTTTCTCCTAAAGCTGGTGGATCAAAATTGGGTGTTGGCAGCATTCCCTTATTTGGTTGGGTGCTCGAATAAAGGATGCTGTCAAAGACGTTGAGAAGCACTCCAGTTTGGTCTCGATGATCGCCACGGCACCTCCAATTGCCGTCTCCTCCTCTCATCTTTGGACATGTCAGAATACCATGTAGGgcacgaaatttttttttccttcttttttccttaagGTGTTAGTGTTCTCCTTGGAGCTAGTGGATCAAAACGACTACCCGCGCCCTCTTTAATTGGTTTGATGTTAAATATGATAAATCGCTTATCCAATGTGTCCTCGTATTTTCATGCATCAGCGACCAAAGTGAATGGTGCCAAAGTATCTTCTTAACTAGAAATTATTACTGGATCCACGGGGAGGATAAAAACCATAATTATAACTTATTGGAAATGCAAAATAGAAAAttctcaaaattaaaaattatgaataatgtCAGGCCCTATTTATTATCAAAAACAAGGATACGTATGTAATAAAATGGATAAAGTGACACGCATAGTTCTAATATGATAATCAAACTCGAAATGTAAATGGATAAAGTGGTGAGTGCATACGCCACAACAAAACATCCTACTTTTCGGAAGTAATTTCTTTACAAATAGTTATCCCCAAACTAGTTTaccagaataatctaaaataaCATTCGTCCCCACAACTTTCAAACGCAacaaaccaaaagaaaaaaaagaaaaggttgaAAACATTTATCATGTAATACCTTAGACAGCATACACACCAGTGTCCAAACGAGGAATCAATATTATCTCTACTGGAATGGCTTTGGCAAGGGTTTGGCTCGGAGCTTCAGCCATGTCAATCGGTTTATTGGTTGGATTCACGAGATCGAACCCATGAAGGAGACGGGCAAGTGACAATTGAACGAGTCTATAACCCAACCACATGCCAGGGCACGACCTCCTCCCTGAACTGAAAGGGAGGAACTCGTAGTTCTGGCCTATTATATCCACATGAGAGTGGTTGGTGAGAAATCTCTCGGGACGGAATTCAAATGGCTCTTTCCAGACCCTCGGGTCATGTTGAAGCTTCCACGCATTCACTATAATTTGAGTGCCTTTTGAGATATAGTACCCTGCCACGGTGCAATCCTCAGTGGCCTCCCGTGGGCACAAGAGTGGACCAGAAGGGTACAGGCGGGCGGTTTCTTTGACTACTGCCTGTAGATATGGAAGCTTAGGGATATCAGAATCATCAACCAAACGGTCACGACCCACGATGGAGTCCAGCTCTGCCCGGGCCTTCTTGAGGGCTTCAGGATGGTTCATGAGGGATGCCATGGCCCAAGTCAACATGATCGCTGTTGTTTCGAAACTATCTATCATAATTTCCTGTGAAGATTGAATTAGATAAAATTGCAAATAGTAAGCATTGGCAGTCAAAGGTGATGAGGATTAATTTATTACCAAaaacgaaagaaaaggaagtgCAACAACAGGAATACCGGAGGGATATCTTCCAAGGGAACTCAGAAGGAAAATATATCACATCGGataagcccaatacaattttgGATACCAACTAATCTACAAGTCTTGAATTCTATTCCTTGCCAAACTACCTGGACCTCCATAAAAACCAGGATGGAAAGATCCTCCATGCAATTTTTAGTTATCACATATGGATATCctgaatgaataaaataagagGTCTTCAGCGGTAGCACAATATGAGAGCCAAAACCAATCAGATTGGGTCGGATCCGGTGGGGTCTTGTTCAGATCTGACCCAATAAAATCAGGTCTGGTCAGATTGGGCAGAATCCGACCTGATTTGGTTGAGTCTTGTTCAGATTTGACTATGTCTAGTCAGATCGAGCAGGATTTGATCTCATGGATTGTAAACTAATACTATATAATTTGGATCTGGTTCATAAGGGGTTAAGAGTGGGACTTCGAAGGATTTGAAGGGCTATGAAAGACTAAAGGggagaaaattttgagaagTTACGAAGACATTCTGAAAATCTTATTTGGAATTGTAAAAGAATGTTGGAGGTGTTTCAAATCCCCGCAAACTCTTTAAAAATCTTTTTCAAATACAATTTTTGAAGAGATTTATAATACCTTCAAATTCTCTCCCTCAAAAAACTCCTAAAAAGTCCTCATTCCAAACGTTTACGTTGGAAATGTCGTGCATGCATTAACTTGGAAATTGCAAATATCAACTTGGAATATAATAGAGAAGAAAATTCTCAGTCTTTACCAGCTAGCCAATCAAAACATCGATGAGACACGAAATGGCTTAATTTAACGTACGTACCAGACATGTCGCCTTAATGCAGATATCTGGACTGTATGGGTCACTCATGAGCTGCCCTTTCTCCTGGAGGGAAAGCATCTTATCGAATAGGTCCTCCTCGTCCTCGCTTTTCACCCTTCTCTTGAGGTCCTGGCGATGCTCGTCGAGCCACTGCTCCATAACAACATCCAGCTCCTCGATTACCTGCTTCATCCCCTTCGTCTGCCCAAGGAAATTATCCATCCACCCGAGGAAGGGAACTGCATCTGAGATCACGATGGCACCTGCCAACTCGACAAGACGCCTGAAGGCCTTCTGGAGCTGCCTAGCTTCGCCCTCTGGGTATTCGCCAGAGAAGGCAAAGTAGCGCTTTCCAGCAACCATTCTAACAATTACGTTCGTCATCGTATCCGCTGACCACTCTGATATGTTGATGGGCACTTTTTGAGCATGGTCGCTCGTGCACTGCTTGTACAGTACCCTTACTCCTTCGCGGATCTCCGACTCCCACACATCTTTGAAAAAATCAACCCTGAGGGGTTTTAGGAGATGCGAGGTTGCAATCTTCCGCACCTCGCGCCAGTAGTTGCCGTAGGGTGCGAACCCCAACATGGCATAGTTGTAGCCCAGGAGCTTGGGGGCTGTCCACAAGGGGCGCGAGGAGAGACATCTGTCGTTGGTCGTGAAACACTCCTTGGCTTCTTCCCACCGGCTTAACACAACAATATGGCTATGCCCCAGACGGAGTGTAAAAGCCGGCCCGTACTTATCAGCCAGTCTCCCGAGTTTTCGATGAAGGACCTCATCTCCGCCAAGTAGTTTGAGATGGCCGATGATCGGCAATCCGCCATCAGGTTCGGGAGCTAATTTCTTGCTCGTCCCACCACTCTTAGTCTTCCAGCTTCTACCCAAAATGTAGTAGAAAGTGAGCGACACGATCAGAAAAATCACAGTGAATTGGAGAATAGAATCCATGGCACACTGAAAGCAAATGGATCCTACGACTGATTATTAATAAAGAGTGACACGGGAagggagatatatatatatcaatgttATTAAAACTGGACTGGATGTTGAACTGATCGAAGTATGGGTTCATAAGTTTATGAGTCCAATTGGAGTTTCGATGGATCGAACAACACgtctaattaaataataaataatgcatataaaattaagaaagattatgatatattaatatatacacaataattcaaataattgaaataatgtatgaaagaaagttttttttttattgaagttATTTCTTCCTTCGTTATGCTTAAAGAGATAAAGAATAATTAGAAGGAAAGAAATATGGCTATTACTTAAAGGCTCAAGAGGTTAGGCATGTGGCTCATAGGGAGGTTGAGGCCTTTGGTTCAAgttttcatgcatgcaatttaatttttcaataaaaggaAACCTATTGAACCAGACAATTCATATAGGTTCGTTGAGTTCAGTCAAAAAACTGCTCAGTTTAGTGGGCTCACCGATCTAAAGGTGTAACTTCGATCTTTAAAAGAAGCGGACCGAACAAGGTGCTGATTCCCGATTGAACCGGTCCAGTTTTAAtaacattaatatatatacgtatctaat
Above is a window of Punica granatum isolate Tunisia-2019 chromosome 7, ASM765513v2, whole genome shotgun sequence DNA encoding:
- the LOC116212982 gene encoding xanthotoxin 5-hydroxylase CYP82C4-like — protein: MDSILQFTVIFLIVSLTFYYILGRSWKTKSGGTSKKLAPEPDGGLPIIGHLKLLGGDEVLHRKLGRLADKYGPAFTLRLGHSHIVVLSRWEEAKECFTTNDRCLSSRPLWTAPKLLGYNYAMLGFAPYGNYWREVRKIATSHLLKPLRVDFFKDVWESEIREGVRVLYKQCTSDHAQKVPINISEWSADTMTNVIVRMVAGKRYFAFSGEYPEGEARQLQKAFRRLVELAGAIVISDAVPFLGWMDNFLGQTKGMKQVIEELDVVMEQWLDEHRQDLKRRVKSEDEEDLFDKMLSLQEKGQLMSDPYSPDICIKATCLEIMIDSFETTAIMLTWAMASLMNHPEALKKARAELDSIVGRDRLVDDSDIPKLPYLQAVVKETARLYPSGPLLCPREATEDCTVAGYYISKGTQIIVNAWKLQHDPRVWKEPFEFRPERFLTNHSHVDIIGQNYEFLPFSSGRRSCPGMWLGYRLVQLSLARLLHGFDLVNPTNKPIDMAEAPSQTLAKAIPVEIILIPRLDTGVYAV